Proteins from one Ipomoea triloba cultivar NCNSP0323 chromosome 1, ASM357664v1 genomic window:
- the LOC116028896 gene encoding uncharacterized protein LOC116028896, whose amino-acid sequence MPPADREEQPRVSVLDRIDPPMERGRRSLHLPTESEADLSEASSSDSRRRRHRDPARSSGLSRGILDQVRAEFNRWKQEQGDDRTIDRASNLLGTPFTQELMSQPYPIDLRVPGDKEYSGRSDPEQHVNLYYGNMLMMGVFEAVMCRAFYSTLTGRVAEWFRTLEPGSISNFRDLAQRFVDRFAMSKTVKKHFSHLENAKQLDGELLSVFIERWNKEMAEIEPVDDVTATNLLLNSLRAGNLYQDLILRPPTCYEDAVRRVVAHATSTEANSAKRMMETGGPRRDQGQRDRRPNNPRQKDRDGNPIYTPLTRPVAEVLQFAQNCHLIQLPASARDGPDKDKYCAYHRNRGHDTEECHVLKGLIEDLLQTGELAQFAEKKKKGRRGWRKYFKKDKDKKDKDPDLDREPPTTARK is encoded by the coding sequence ATGCCACCTGCAGACCGGGAAGAGCAACCGCGAGTCAGCGTTCTAGACAGAATCGACCCACCGATGGAAAGAGGGCGCAGGTCGTTACACTTGCCGACCGAGAGCGAAGCTGATTTGAGTGAGGCCAGTTCATCAGATTCCCGCCGCCGTAGGCACCGTGACCCAGCCCGTTCCTCCGGTCTCTCGCGGGGAATATTGGACCAAGTCCGGGCCGAATTCAACCGATGGAAGCAGGAGCAAGGGGATGATCGAACCATTGACCGGGCAAGTAATTTGCTCGGAACGCCCTTTACTCAGGAGCTCATGAGTCAGCCTTACCCAATCGACCTACGTGTTCCCGGGGATAAGGAGTACTCCGGCAGGTCGGATCCCGAGCAGCATGTGAACCTCTACTACGGCAACATGCTCATGATGGGGGTGTTCGAGGCCGTAATGTGCCGGGCGTTTTACTCGACGTTGACCGGGCGAGTAGCAGAGTGGTTCCGTACCTTGGAGCCAGGTTCAATTTCGAATTTTCGAGATCTAGCACAGAGATTCGTCGACCGCTTCGCCATGTCCAAAACTGTCAAGAAGCATTTCTCCCATCTGGAAAACGCCAAGCAGTTGGATGGTGAACTGCTCTCCGTCTTCATCGAGAGATGGAATAAGGAGATGGCTGAGATTGAGCCCGTCGACGACGTCACCGCTACAAACCTGCTGCTAAACTCTTTGAGAGCGGGAAATCTATACCAAGATCTCATACTCCGGCCGCCGACCTGTTACGAGGACGCTGTGCGCAGGGTGGTCGCCCACGCTACTTCCACGGAAGCGAACTCGGCCAAGAGGATGATGGAGACAGGGGGGCCGAGAAGGGACCAAGGCCAGAGAGATCGTCGCCCTAACAACCCGCGACAAAAAGATCGTGACGGAAACCCGATCTACACCCCGTTGACTAGACCGGTGGCCGAAGTCCTACAGTTCGCTCAGAATTGTCATCTAATCCAATTGCCTGCTTCGGCGAGAGATGGCCCGGACAAGGACAAATATTGTGCATATCATCGCAACCGGGGGCACGACACCGAAGAGTGCCACGTACTCAAGGGCTTGATCGAAGACCTCTTGCAGACCGGTGAATTGGCCCAGTTCgcggaaaagaagaagaaaggccGGCGGGGGTGGAGAAAGTATTTCAAGAAAGATAAAGATAAGAAAGACAAAGATCCCGACCTAGACAGGGAGCCACCAACAACCGCTCGGAAGTAG